One part of the Halocalculus aciditolerans genome encodes these proteins:
- a CDS encoding DUF6884 domain-containing protein has translation MTRWAIVGCGSQKLDLSGDKGPVAISRLYTSNYFELKREYAKECCDKYRILSAKHGLVSPGFYVEDDYDLTVTDLDAKQREEWVGDVSAELRKIGEYHPDYTLVMLAGQDYLDPLSEALEYLPNEIERPFADTSGIGEQMGWLKDQIETADKEPEAENDDGPTTLDAF, from the coding sequence ATGACTAGATGGGCAATCGTCGGCTGCGGGAGTCAGAAGCTGGACCTGTCCGGCGACAAGGGTCCGGTGGCGATCTCGCGGCTGTACACCTCGAACTACTTCGAACTCAAACGCGAGTACGCGAAGGAGTGCTGCGACAAGTACCGGATCCTTTCTGCGAAACACGGCCTCGTGAGTCCGGGGTTCTACGTGGAGGACGACTACGACCTGACGGTCACGGACCTCGATGCTAAGCAGCGCGAGGAGTGGGTCGGAGACGTGAGCGCCGAGCTTCGGAAGATCGGTGAGTACCACCCCGACTACACGCTCGTGATGCTCGCCGGGCAGGACTACCTCGACCCGCTGTCCGAGGCGTTGGAGTACCTGCCGAACGAGATCGAACGCCCGTTCGCCGACACCAGCGGCATCGGCGAGCAGATGGGCTGGCTGAAGGACCAGATCGAGACGGCAGACAAGGAACCGGAAGCCGAGAATGACGACGGTCCTACGACGCTGGACGCGTTCTAA